Below is a window of Cryobacterium sp. PAMC25264 DNA.
GCCCATTCCCCGACCTGCAATTCCTGCCGTCGGGCGGGGTGGGACTGGCCGACGTGCCCGCCTGGCTGCGAGCCGGGGCCGTCGCCGTGAGCCTCGGCGGCCCGCTGCTCGGTGACGCCCTCGACGGCGGGTCCCTTGTCGCGTTGGCCGACCGGGCCCGGCGTACCGTGGACGTCGTGCGGGAGACCCGCGACGGCGGTCGGTCATGAGCGGCGTTCGCGCCGGCGGTGTGGTCACCCTCGGCGAGACCATGGCGCTGATGAGTTCGGACACCTGGGGACCGCTGCAGCACAGTCGCGCCATGACCATGGGCATCGGCGGATCGGAGAGCAATGTCGCCATAGCCCTCCGCCGTCTTGGTGTGGACGTGACCTGGATCGGCCGGGTCGGCGAGGACTCGCTCGGCGACCTGGTGGCTCGCGAGATCGGCGCGGAGGGCGTGTCGGTGCGCGCGATCCGGGACCCGGACGCGCAGACGGCGTGATGATCAAGGAACGGCGCACCAGCCGGCAGACCCGGGTCTGGTACTACCGCAGCGGCAGCGCCGGATCCCGGCTCTGCCCGGCTGACATCGACCCGGTCACCATCCGGTCGGCGGCGCTGCTGCACGTGACCGGGATCACCCCGGCCCTGTCGGCGTCCGCCGCCGACGCCACCTTCACCGCGGTGACCCTGGCCAGGGACGCCGGTGTGCCGGTGTCGTTCGACCTGAACTACCGCAGCAAACTCTGGTCGGCCGCCGACGCTCGTGAGGTCTACCGCCGGCTCATCCCACTCGCCGACCTGGTCTTCGCCGGCGATGGCGAGGCCGAGATCGCGCTCGGTGACGGCACATCCGCCCTGGGCGGGAGCGGGATGACCCTGGCGCACCGTCTGGTCGGCGCCGGCGCCGGGCAATCGATTGTCAAGCTCGGCGAGCACGGTGCCGTCGCCGTGGTCGACGGGGTGGAATACCGGCGATCGGCCATCGCGGTCGACCCGCTGGATACCGTCGGAGCCGGTGACGGCTTCGTGGCAGGTTTCCTGGCCGAGTAC
It encodes the following:
- a CDS encoding PfkB family carbohydrate kinase produces the protein MSGVRAGGVVTLGETMALMSSDTWGPLQHSRAMTMGIGGSESNVAIALRRLGVDVTWIGRVGEDSLGDLVAREIGAEGVSVRAIRDPDAQTA
- a CDS encoding sugar kinase, which encodes MIKERRTSRQTRVWYYRSGSAGSRLCPADIDPVTIRSAALLHVTGITPALSASAADATFTAVTLARDAGVPVSFDLNYRSKLWSAADAREVYRRLIPLADLVFAGDGEAEIALGDGTSALGGSGMTLAHRLVGAGAGQSIVKLGEHGAVAVVDGVEYRRSAIAVDPLDTVGAGDGFVAGFLAEYLSGVSVADCLTTAVTVGAYACLVPGDWEGMPRRSELATLAATEPVSR